The Chrysemys picta bellii isolate R12L10 chromosome 5, ASM1138683v2, whole genome shotgun sequence genome includes a window with the following:
- the LOC103306717 gene encoding succinate dehydrogenase assembly factor 2, mitochondrial-like: MATAMGLWFLSLFRRALCAPRLTSLPARCGYRGELPGQLAEGPAGDPLAPLAGAPQRAPAGQKSLFESRKRGMLENCLLLSLFAKENLNSMIERQLNLYDCLINEPSNDWDIYYWATKAKPTPEVFGNGVMVSILVREK, translated from the coding sequence ATGGCGACGGCGATGGGGCTTTGGTTCCTGTCTCTCTTCCGACGGGCTCTGTGCGCCCCCCGCCTGACCTCGCTCCCTGCCCGATGCGGCTATCGGGGGGAGCTCCCCGGCCAACTCGCGGAAGGACCTGCTGGAGATCCCCTTGCCCCCCTGGCAGGAGCGCCCCAGCGAGCCCCTGCAGGCCAAAAGAGCCTGTTCGAGAGCAGGAAGCGAGGCATGCTGGAGAACTGCCTGCTGCTCAGCCTCTTTGCAAAGGAGAATCTGAACAGCATGATCGAGCGGCAGCTGAACCTCTATGACTGTCTGATCAACGAGCCCAGCAACGACTGGGATATTTACTACTGGGCAACGAAAGCAAAGCCCACCCCGGAGGTGTTTGGGAATGGTGTCATGGTGAGTATCTTGGTGCGAGAGAAATAG